The nucleotide window GTGGTGCTCGTACGCGGGGGTGTACGACTCTCCATCGTCGTCTTCCGTCCCGGCTTCCGCACCGCTACTTGGCGGTAACATAGGCCGACCCGGTCGAGTCACTCCCAGCGCGCGGTGTATCGCGCGCGCGTTTTCTTCCTCCCCACCCTAGGGGACGACCCCCGGCGGGGTGGCAGACCGGGGGTCCGAGGCACCCGAAACGCCGTCGCGGAGGGCCGGTCGCGGGCCGTATCCTGCGACACGAGTTGTCACAGATCCGGTGTGGACGGTTGCGCGCGGAGCCTCACCAGTGTTCGCTATCGGCAACCGGGTAGCCGAGTGTGGCGAAGCCGTACCCTCCACGGGTGCTGCGAAGCCACGCTCCGTCGTAGTTGGAGGAGTGAAAGCAGTGGTCGCCGCGGGAGACGCTGATCAGAGCAGCGTCGCCGAGAGGCTCGGCATCAAGCCCGAGATGGTGGTCCAGGAGATCGGCTGGGACGAGGACGTCGACGACGACGTCCGCGCGGCGATCGAGGAGCAGATCGGCGGGGACATCCTCGACGAGGACGCCGACGAGGTCATCGACGTGGTGCTGCTCTGGTGGCGCGAGGACGACGGCGACCTGGGCGACGTGCTCATCGACGCCAGGGGCCCCCTGGAGGAGACGGGCGTGATCTGGGTGCTCACCCCCAAGACGGGACAGCCCGGGCACGTCGAGCCGAGCGAAATCGCCGAAGCGGTACCCGCCGTCGGCCTGGCCCAGACCGCCAACATCAGTGTCGGCCCGAACTGGATCGGCACCCGCCTGGTGTCGCCGAAGTCGAAGTCGAAGCAGCGCTGAGCCGGTCCCGCCGGACGGACACGATAGGGTTGTCCTCGTAGGCACGTGTCCGTTCGGGAGAGGAAACGCTGGTATGACCGTCGAGGTCGGTTCTGAGGCCCCTGACTTCACGCTCAACGACTACAACAAGCAGCCGGTCCAGCTGTCGTCGTTCCGGGGTGACAAGCCGGTACTGCTGGTCTTCTACCCCTTCGCGTTCAGCGGCATCTGCACGGGCGAGCTGTGCCAGCTCCGCGACGAGTTCGCGGACTACGACAACAGGGGCGTCCAGGTCCTGGGCGTCTCGGTCGACACGCCGTTCTCGCTCAAGGCGTGGGCCGAGAAGGAGGGCTACCAGTTCCCGCTGCTGTCCGACTTCTGGCCGCACGGCGAGGTGGCCCGCGCGTACGGCGTCTTCAATGAGGACGCCGGCCTGGCGGTCCGCGGCACGTTCCTGATCGACACCGACGGTGTGGTCCGGTTCGCCGAGGTCAACGCGCCGGGCGAGGCTCGCGACCAGCAGGGCTGGAAGAAGGCCGTGGCCGAACTGACGGCCTGAGTTTTCCGGCGGCGGCTCGTTTCCGGGCTGCCGCCGACCGGGCGCATAGCTCAGCGGAAGAGCACTCGGCTTACACCCGAGCGGTCGCAGGTTCGAACCCTGCTGCGCCCACCGAAGCAGGTGAAAGCTCCCCATTGTTGGCGAGTTGCGCGGTTTGCCCCTTCTTCGTGTGATACACACCTTCGGTGTCTGTGAACTTGAAGCGTGCTGTGAAGAACCTGGTCGCCGGGGCGGGAGTCGCCGCCGTGCTGACCCTCTCGCTGGGCGGCGTGGCGGGCGCGAAGGAGGCCGGCGACTACTACGGCCCGTTCGCCACCGAAGGGGAGTGCGAAAGCGCCAGGGTGCTGTTCAACTACGCCGACCCCTGCTACTGGTCGCTCCAGGGCGGCGGCACTTGGTGGTTCTACGGCGGTTTCTAGACACCGCCGGATTCACGGAGGCCTCCGCGCAAAATCGCTGGCCGCTCCGACGTCGTGTCGTTAGCCTCCGCCGGGTGATCTACGAAGATCCGCGCGCCTACCTGCTCGGGCTCGAGGGCATGGCGTTGCTGCGGGCGTTCACCGGACAGTTCGGCCGGGACTTCGGGGAAGCCCGGATCGCGGAGATCCGCCGGCTGCTCGCCGACGAGACGTTGGCGAATGCGGCTGTCGAAGTCGACCAGGTCGACACGGTCGACGGCTATCGGTTGTGGTCGGCGACCTACGACCAGCCCAACTCCGCCTTCGACCTCGACGAGCCCGTGGTCACGGGCATTGTGGACGCGCTGCCCGTGGGCGTTGCCCTCGATGCCGCGTGCGGGACAGGTCGCTACGCCGAGTTGCTCGCCGAGCGCGGCCATCGGGTCATCGGGGTGGACGGCTCGCCCGAGATGCTCGCCCGGGCGCGCACCCGGGTGCCGCCGGGCCAGTTCCTGCTGGGCGACCTGCACCGGCTTCCGGTCGCCGACGCCGGGGTCGATCTGGTCGTGTGCGGCCTGGCGCTGACCCACGTCCCGGCGCTCGAGCCGGTGCTGGCCGAGTTCGCCAGGGTGCTGCGTCCCGGCGGGCACCTGGTGATCGCCGACATGCACCCCGAACGGGTGGCCCAGGGCGCGATCCCGCCCGTGCGCGGCGCTGACGGCCGGCCCGGACGGCTGACGAGCTACTGCCACCCGCTCGGGCACTACCTGCGTGCCGCGCTTGCGGCAGGACTGCAGGTGCGGCGCTGCGAGGAACCGCCCGTCCCGGTCACCGAACGGCCCGACCGGACCGGCGCGTTGGCGCCGTGGGACCTGTGGCCGTGGGCTCTGGCCGACCTGGTGCCCGAAGCGGCACGAGCCGTCAGCGAGGGTGCGCCCGCGCTGGTCATCTGGCACTTCCAACGGCAGTGACCACAGGCGCCTCGGAGCGGCGCATCGTCGTCACCAGCAGGGCCAGGCCCGCGAACAGTACGGCCGCGATGACGCCCGTCACGTTCAGCGCCGTCGTGAACGCCGCCTTTGCCTGCTCGGCCAGCTCCGGGCGGGTGACGTCGACGGCCAGGGTCGTGCCCGCCGGGAAGGCGCCGTGGTACACCGCTGCCGCCGTCAGGCCGATCAGGGCCATGCCCAGCGAGCCGCCCAGGTAGTTGCCCGTGTCCGCCATCGAGGCCGCCGAGCCCGCGCGCTCCGGCGGGACCGAACCCACCACCAGGCCGATGCCCAGCGCGAACAGCGGGCCCGTGCCCAGCGCCAGGACCGTGATGCCCGCCACCACCGGCACCACGCCGTCCGTGGACGCGAGCAGGAGACTGCCCGCCGCCGAGACCGCCAGGCCGCCCGCGATCGCTTTCGCCGGTGTCGTGAACCGGGTGAGCGCCGGTGCCGTCATCGTGCCCGCCGCCACGCCGAGGCCCATCGGGGCGAACAGCAGGGCCGCGGCGAGCGGGGAGTGGCCGAGGACGCTCTGCAGGTACTGCGTCACCAGCAGGCCGACGCCGGCCATCGCGACGCCGGCGAACACCAGCGCCACCAGCACCGCGGTGAACGGGCCGCTCCGGAACAGCCGCAGGTCCAGCAGCGGTGACGGCGTCGTCAGCTGACGGCGGGCGAAGACGATGCCCAGCAGCGTCCCGGCGGCGATCGCCGCGACCGGCAGGACCAGCGAACCGGCCGCCAGCTGCTTGAGGCCGAACACGATCAGCAGCACCGCACCCAGCGAGAGCCCGACCCCGGGCAGGTCCAGCCGGCCGGACGCCGGGGCGCGGAACTCCGGCAGCAGGACCGGG belongs to Amycolatopsis tolypomycina and includes:
- a CDS encoding class I SAM-dependent methyltransferase, which translates into the protein MIYEDPRAYLLGLEGMALLRAFTGQFGRDFGEARIAEIRRLLADETLANAAVEVDQVDTVDGYRLWSATYDQPNSAFDLDEPVVTGIVDALPVGVALDAACGTGRYAELLAERGHRVIGVDGSPEMLARARTRVPPGQFLLGDLHRLPVADAGVDLVVCGLALTHVPALEPVLAEFARVLRPGGHLVIADMHPERVAQGAIPPVRGADGRPGRLTSYCHPLGHYLRAALAAGLQVRRCEEPPVPVTERPDRTGALAPWDLWPWALADLVPEAARAVSEGAPALVIWHFQRQ
- a CDS encoding DUF3052 domain-containing protein, which gives rise to MVAAGDADQSSVAERLGIKPEMVVQEIGWDEDVDDDVRAAIEEQIGGDILDEDADEVIDVVLLWWREDDGDLGDVLIDARGPLEETGVIWVLTPKTGQPGHVEPSEIAEAVPAVGLAQTANISVGPNWIGTRLVSPKSKSKQR
- a CDS encoding MFS transporter, whose protein sequence is MEKPAGRREWLGLAVLVLPTLLVAMDMTSLFLALPQLSADLGASSTEQLWITDSYGFVVAGFVITMGTLGDRIGRRRLLLAGGGAFGLLSIVAACSTGPVMLIVVRGALGVAGATLMPSTLALITNMFRDEKQRGKAIAIWATCQFAGGAAGPVFAGFLLQHFSWGSVFLVAVPAVAVLLVAGPVLLPEFRAPASGRLDLPGVGLSLGAVLLIVFGLKQLAAGSLVLPVAAIAAGTLLGIVFARRQLTTPSPLLDLRLFRSGPFTAVLVALVFAGVAMAGVGLLVTQYLQSVLGHSPLAAALLFAPMGLGVAAGTMTAPALTRFTTPAKAIAGGLAVSAAGSLLLASTDGVVPVVAGITVLALGTGPLFALGIGLVVGSVPPERAGSAASMADTGNYLGGSLGMALIGLTAAAVYHGAFPAGTTLAVDVTRPELAEQAKAAFTTALNVTGVIAAVLFAGLALLVTTMRRSEAPVVTAVGSAR
- a CDS encoding peroxiredoxin, with product MTVEVGSEAPDFTLNDYNKQPVQLSSFRGDKPVLLVFYPFAFSGICTGELCQLRDEFADYDNRGVQVLGVSVDTPFSLKAWAEKEGYQFPLLSDFWPHGEVARAYGVFNEDAGLAVRGTFLIDTDGVVRFAEVNAPGEARDQQGWKKAVAELTA